A genomic segment from Drosophila miranda strain MSH22 chromosome 3, D.miranda_PacBio2.1, whole genome shotgun sequence encodes:
- the LOC108158219 gene encoding uncharacterized protein LOC108158219 isoform X2 gives MEGFEYVVNPPEMPTVAFGRKIKRSPSGTFLEEKDIEPPPGPNPFTYDCMKEIGFKYPSKAGFSALASKTSRMPAAQDLGYPPLGTYDVKESRDQYAYTFNKQVLRQEPKWMCPGPSSYMYHLKYPKWNVDMAFGTRNTIWPAVAVFCGAFDTSQCMACGEKPVGDYFHSFSSDKDICRKCMHAIQAVIKKCDLGVVERWFKQRDIKQFVPVRSCSFFHDHNGTTAATERTTRKVLRDKIRVENYLYRFTQKTV, from the exons ATGGAAG GCTTCGAGTATGTGGTCAATCCGCCGGAAATGCCGACGGTTGCCTTTGGCAGAAAAATCAAGAGGTCTCCCAGCGGAACGTTCCTCGAAGAGAAGGACATCGAGCCGCCCCCAGGACCAAATCCATTCACGTATGATTGTATGAAGGAAATTGGGTTCAAG TATCCATCGAAGGCTGGTTTCTCAGCGCTGGCCAGCAAGACTTCCCGAATGCCGGCGGCCCAGGACTTGGGATATCCCCCTCTCGGCACCTATGACGTGAAGGAATCGCGGGACCAGTATGCCTACACCTTCAACAAGCAGGTGCTCCGCCAAGAGCCCAAGTGGATGTGTCCTGG GCCCTCCAGCTATATGTACCACCTGAAGTACCCCAAGTGGAATGTGGATATGGCGTTTGGAACCCGGAACACCATCTGGCCGGCGGTGGCTGTGTTCTGTGGCGCCTTCGACACCTCCCAGTGCATGGCCTGTGGCGAGAAGCCGGTGGGCGACTACTTCCATAGCTTCAGCAGCGACAAGGACATATGCCGGAAGTGCATGCACGCCATTCAGGCCGTGATCAAGAAATGCGACCTGGGCGTGGTGGAGCGATGGTTCAAGCAGCGCGATATCAAGCAGTTTGTGCCCGTCCGCAGCTGCAGCTTCTTCCACGACCACAACGGCACCACGGCCGCCACGGAGAGGACCACGCGCAAGGTGCTGCGCGACAAAATTCGCGTCGAAAACTACCTGTATCGCTTTACCCAGAAGACCGTTTAG
- the LOC108158219 gene encoding uncharacterized protein LOC108158219 isoform X1 translates to MGMAVGTLEECVLGCVAGLSRIDSLPIFALASIATSVWLRLPFLMRARKPNAQEREQLRRQRSEARLIMARCKERGFEYVVNPPEMPTVAFGRKIKRSPSGTFLEEKDIEPPPGPNPFTYDCMKEIGFKYPSKAGFSALASKTSRMPAAQDLGYPPLGTYDVKESRDQYAYTFNKQVLRQEPKWMCPGPSSYMYHLKYPKWNVDMAFGTRNTIWPAVAVFCGAFDTSQCMACGEKPVGDYFHSFSSDKDICRKCMHAIQAVIKKCDLGVVERWFKQRDIKQFVPVRSCSFFHDHNGTTAATERTTRKVLRDKIRVENYLYRFTQKTV, encoded by the exons ATGGGGATGGCTGTGGGCACACTAGAGGAGTGCGTGTTGGGATGCGTGGCAGGGCTGTCACGAATCGACAGCCTGCCAATTTTCGCACTGGCCTCCATCGCGACTTCAGTCTGGCTCCGACTGCCATTTCTGATGCGTGCCCGAAAACCGAACGCCCAGGAACGGGAACAGCTGCGTCGCCAGCGCTCTGAGGCGCGCCTGATCATGGCGCGTTGCAAGGAGCGAG GCTTCGAGTATGTGGTCAATCCGCCGGAAATGCCGACGGTTGCCTTTGGCAGAAAAATCAAGAGGTCTCCCAGCGGAACGTTCCTCGAAGAGAAGGACATCGAGCCGCCCCCAGGACCAAATCCATTCACGTATGATTGTATGAAGGAAATTGGGTTCAAG TATCCATCGAAGGCTGGTTTCTCAGCGCTGGCCAGCAAGACTTCCCGAATGCCGGCGGCCCAGGACTTGGGATATCCCCCTCTCGGCACCTATGACGTGAAGGAATCGCGGGACCAGTATGCCTACACCTTCAACAAGCAGGTGCTCCGCCAAGAGCCCAAGTGGATGTGTCCTGG GCCCTCCAGCTATATGTACCACCTGAAGTACCCCAAGTGGAATGTGGATATGGCGTTTGGAACCCGGAACACCATCTGGCCGGCGGTGGCTGTGTTCTGTGGCGCCTTCGACACCTCCCAGTGCATGGCCTGTGGCGAGAAGCCGGTGGGCGACTACTTCCATAGCTTCAGCAGCGACAAGGACATATGCCGGAAGTGCATGCACGCCATTCAGGCCGTGATCAAGAAATGCGACCTGGGCGTGGTGGAGCGATGGTTCAAGCAGCGCGATATCAAGCAGTTTGTGCCCGTCCGCAGCTGCAGCTTCTTCCACGACCACAACGGCACCACGGCCGCCACGGAGAGGACCACGCGCAAGGTGCTGCGCGACAAAATTCGCGTCGAAAACTACCTGTATCGCTTTACCCAGAAGACCGTTTAG